The Metarhizium brunneum chromosome 5, complete sequence sequence CAGAATCAGATTTGGATCAAATCAAGGCTAATTCTTCTCGCAAGAGAGGTGGGTCGCGAATTTGCAGGCCATCCGCCAAGAGATCCTCCATCAATAGTGCACAGCCTGGCCCAAAACGTAATGCTCGAAAAGTCTGTAGCTTTTACGAGAATCAGAACGCAGCCATCGAACGTATGCTCAAGTCCGTGGAGGAACACCGCGCCGAAGCCCGTCAAGAGCAAGGCGACGACCAGGTCAAATTCCGCATCGCAATATATGGATCTCTTGCCGCAAACGTCATTCTCGCCGGGCTGCAACTATACGCAGCCATCTCCTCTGGGTCTTTGTCTTTGTTCACAACCATGGCGGATGCCATATTCGATCCGCTCAGCACGCTCACTCTTATTTTCTCCAACCGCGCAATCAAACGAGTTGACCCTCGCCGTTTCCCAGCCGGCAAGGCCAGACTTGAAACGGTTGGCAACATCATTTTCTGTTTCCTCATGACGTCGGTGTCTCTCATTATCATTGCGTTTGCCGCTCAAGAGCTCAGTCGATCGAGAACGAGCAAGGAATTCCATTTGCCATCTGTCATTTCTGTCTGTGCTGCCTTCCTTACCAagttttctctctttttgtACTGCTGGTCTCTTAAAAACAAGTATAGTCAGGTCAACATCTTGTGGCAAGACCATCGTAATGATCTCTTGGTCAACGGATTTGGTATTCTGACATCAGTCGGTGGTGCCAAACTTCAATGGTGGATTGACCCAATGGGCGCCATCTTGCTATCAGTTTTGATCTCGGGGATCTGGCTCCGCACTGCATTTAATGAATTTATGTTGTTGGTAGGCGTCGTCGCATCAGTTGACATGCAACAACTCATCACCTACGTGTGCCTCACGCATTCGCCTGCTGTGCAAGGCATCGACACCGTACGTGTCTACCACTCTGGTCCACGACTGATTGCCGAGGTAGACATTGTCATGAACCCTGCCGGTACACTGCTGGAAACTCATGACACCGCTGAGGAGCTTCAGTTCAAGTTGGAGAGTCTTCCGGACGTTGAGCGGGCGTATGTTCATATCGACTACGAGACAACACATAAACCTGAACATGCATATAAGAAAGATATTTAAGCGGTGCTGGGTCTCGTCAGACGACGTACAGGGCAAGAGCAGAAACCGAGGGAGACACGCCACGTGTCGAGGTCGATCCCCCAGGGTCGAGGTTTTGATCCGTACTTGGAATTCATGGTTTATTATGAACCTCTTGTCGTTGATGAAACCACAGACGTTTGAACATTTGTATGTACTGACCGATGTGTCTAATCCTTGGTCAAACCTGGGTCGGAGATATTTCCCTACTCTTTCCGTAATCGCCAATGCCGCCGGTGAACACTAAAGGCACAGAAGAATCACGATGAAAGCCAAGATCATTCAAGATAGTTCGGTTGCCTAGCAAAAGGGTGTTATGTTGTTTGCTTTTGGTTACACGACTTATTAAGCAGAACCACTAAAGGATGCGGTTACACGGCGGGTCACGAAACTTGGCACGTCGGCCCACGGAACATGCCGTACCTAAGCTGGCAGGTAATAGAGTAGTATCAAATGCGGGGTGTGCGAAACGCGTCTTTTTTATTTGGCTAGTTGCATCCTGCATTGGTGAAGAGAAGCACGACTGCAAACCTCTAAGTAGGTAGTTAAAGAAGAATCAGGCATAGCATGTCCAAGCACCTCACGCCATAGTTCTTGACATGTCGAGCCATAGGCAGGGCTGCGACGCAAGGGCTGTTTCATGACACCTGCCATTGGCTCAACGTCGACTTGAGCAAAGCTCTCAAATCCCCCGCATAGAGCTCTTGCGATTGCATGTGGGGGCGACCAAGCTTCATTGTGCAGCTCCCAGTGCTCACGTTATctagtacctacctaaggTAGGGAGGTCATAAGCTTTGTGCAGATTTGTGCGGCCCTCATTGTCCAATGCCACGCGGCACAAAGCTTTCAAGTCGATCGGCTTGCATCAATTGAGCACATGCAAGCTTGGGGTACTCCATAgaatgcatgcatgtgtgctTGTTTGGGGCCAAGGGCTGTGGACCTTTggtaggtacatgtactgaCGCTAAACAAGAAACGGCGCCGTCAACGTCATGGCCAGCTGGGTGTCGCCTGGGGGACCCAAGTGCCATCTCTGCTGTTGCTCTCCAGATGCCCACCATCAATATTGACTGTTTGAATGACCCcttcctcccctcccctcccctcgCCCCAGAGGAGTTGAATGGCCGGCCAGTGGTCAATCTGGTGGACGTCAAGTCAACCTCGATAGACTCGCCGCACTGAGCAGTGAGCAGCATCGCGCCCCGCTCGGTCAAGTTGCGTCTGAGGCTTCCACTGATTTCTCGTCGCGCTGTCTTTTAGAGGGggggagaaggaaggaacAGAAAAGAGACGGAAGAGAGGAAGGGAGATCTGACCTAGGTGGTCGCAaaccagcatcagcatcgccTTTCCGGTCACAATGTCCGCAGCAGACCCGGCCACAGGAGAACAGCTTTATGCAACGGTGCGTTGTTTCGCTCTTGTCTTGGCTTTTGCCTTTCTGGCCGCTGCTTTCTCTATCCTTCCAGAAGCCAATATACGGCATTGCCACCTGGAAACTTTGGCGAATTGTTTTACTGACCACCCCTCAGCTTCTCTTGAGCGATTCCTATCTGCCTGGCGCTCTGGTCCTCGCCCACTCGTTGCGCGATGCCGGCACTTCCAAGCGGCTCGCGGTTCTGGTAACATTGGATTCTGTCTCAGCAGAGGCCATCACCCAGCTTAAGGTGCGTTTGTCTCACGTCTCAAACGAAACAGACGCCACCTTCCGTTTCCTAAAACAGCTGTTGATGAAACTGCACTTTCACAGACCGTCTACGATTATGTCCTGCCTGTCCCAAGAATTCGCAATGAGCAGCCTGCCAATCTACGCCTCATGAACAGGTCCGACTTGCACTCGGCTTTTACCAAGATCAACCTGTGGAAGCAAACTCAGTTCTCCAGAATAGTCTACATCGACGCCGACATAGTGGCTTATCGAGCTCCAGACGAGCTCTTTGAGCTGCCTCATGCCTTCTCCGCTGCTCCGGACATTGGATGGCCGGATCTTGTCAACACCGGTGTCATGGTTCTCGTTCCGAATATGGGTGACTACTACGCCatgctcgccatggccgacagAGGAATTTCATTTGATGGTGCAGATCAAGGTCTCATAAACATGCATTTTAAACACAGTCTGAATCGCTTATCGTTTACTTACAATGTCACGCCATCCGCTCACTACCAGTACGTGCCTGCATATCGTCATTTCCAATCTAGCATCAGCATGGTCCATTTCATCGGCGCCAATAAGCCTTGGTTTTCTGGCCGCAACGCTTCCCATGGTGACACTCCGTTTGACGAGATGGTCGGTCGCTGGTGGGCTGTCTATGATCGCCATTATAGAGCACAGGTACGCCTTTCAACCCCGAGACTCAGTCGTAGAACAAATCGCCATCTTCCTGTTCCAAGTCATTGATGGAAGTTCTTGTTAATAATTTTGTACAGGAGTCTGCTGTCCAACCCAGTTACAGGCAAACTTCAGGTCAACGCCCAAGCCAAGGAATTGTAGACTCAACTCTCGCGTCGGCGTATCCCTCTACAAAGCTGCCTTCAGGAAGTGATGAGGCCAAGAACACTAGCCAGGCATACATTGAACAGAGAGCAGGTGAATACTCGCCAAGGCAAACATCACATGACAGGTCCAATATCGATGCGTCATATTCACCCCAGCCGATCCGTCCTGCGCATGACGAAGGTGGTACAGCTACTGAAATGTCCACAGATAGTCACGGcctggtccatgtcgagaCCCCACGAGATTCTGCTGCCCAGAATCAGAGACAGCTTCCACCACTAGCCATGGCTAGTTGGGACGCCCAAAGGTGAGACACGACTACTTTGCATAGTCTGTTTTAACTGCATTGCTGACCCTTCTCCAAATTCAGGCATCCCCCGCCACCTGGCTCAAAGCCGGAGGCGATAGATTTCCCATCGACCCATTACGAGATGTCACGAGATCCTGCACCCTTTATTCCACCTGTACGCTATCCCAGCCCACCCAAAAATATGTGGTACGAGATTCCAAAAGAACCGCCATCCCCATCAACCAAGATTCCAAGACAAATATTTCCATGGGAAGCCCGCCAATCCGCCCCATCACGCTCATTCACTACCCCAGCAGCGGACGAGCCCTTTGGGAAACCAAAAGCCGGCGAGTCGGATGAACAATATCAAGAGCCAACTCCTGCAGAGGCATTTGATACGCTCCCTGGACAATTTGCAACGGGACTCTCAGG is a genomic window containing:
- the MTP3_1 gene encoding Metal tolerance protein 3; protein product: MTPDGSNTITHHPSIFHLQQLSSPSSGSGSRAPARQNQHHYHHHHEQHRAASTSIEPVAPPGQEQDAVERHPSHATDVESQMTAGPNSRLPRLSIESDPYGLSSSYKTESDLDQIKANSSRKRGGSRICRPSAKRSSINSAQPGPKRNARKVCSFYENQNAAIERMLKSVEEHRAEARQEQGDDQVKFRIAIYGSLAANVILAGLQLYAAISSGSLSLFTTMADAIFDPLSTLTLIFSNRAIKRVDPRRFPAGKARLETVGNIIFCFLMTSVSLIIIAFAAQELSRSRTSKEFHLPSVISVCAAFLTKFSLFLYCWSLKNKYSQVNILWQDHRNDLLVNGFGILTSVGGAKLQWWIDPMGAILLSVLISGIWLRTAFNEFMLLVGVVASVDMQQLITYVCLTHSPAVQGIDTVRVYHSGPRLIAEVDIVMNPAGTLLETHDTAEELQFKLESLPDVERAYVHIDYETTHKPEHAYKKDI
- the gyg-1 gene encoding Glycogenin-1: MSAADPATGEQLYATLLLSDSYLPGALVLAHSLRDAGTSKRLAVLVTLDSVSAEAITQLKTVYDYVLPVPRIRNEQPANLRLMNRSDLHSAFTKINLWKQTQFSRIVYIDADIVAYRAPDELFELPHAFSAAPDIGWPDLVNTGVMVLVPNMGDYYAMLAMADRGISFDGADQGLINMHFKHSLNRLSFTYNVTPSAHYQYVPAYRHFQSSISMVHFIGANKPWFSGRNASHGDTPFDEMVGRWWAVYDRHYRAQESAVQPSYRQTSGQRPSQGIVDSTLASAYPSTKLPSGSDEAKNTSQAYIEQRAGEYSPRQTSHDRSNIDASYSPQPIRPAHDEGGTATEMSTDSHGLVHVETPRDSAAQNQRQLPPLAMASWDAQRHPPPPGSKPEAIDFPSTHYEMSRDPAPFIPPVRYPSPPKNMWYEIPKEPPSPSTKIPRQIFPWEARQSAPSRSFTTPAADEPFGKPKAGESDEQYQEPTPAEAFDTLPGQFATGLSGSDVADRNTTASKVGAVSPAPAPGDPWSSYSRVNAWDDVPEISRYVDGLQRHRRTGSQTRGGTMATVLRPAVSGEALQIPKAFKVTDFPTELERPSLPVTPAPIRRPSRWESHNEPFNSAENAQFLPTAEGVPSQSEWDPAAQLQLLAQQQSEALLRKLSGDDGVPGKMASHEIPSRPLPFGSEPGQSPTYVTRSAPTSVLSPQPIRGKSPTAVLVADLTGRNDASPESTTKEGNSASFLGQKIDKTGSA